From Thermincola ferriacetica:
CTTTACCGCCCCGTTTAATGTACCTGGTCATAGCAATCCGCGCAGCTTCGATTTGTCTATTTGTGATCCAAGCAGGTTCCAGAGCTTGAAGTCCATACTCACCAAAGGCGATTTGGGTTCCGCCTTTTGCTTTTCCCTTCATGCGGCCCTTCTGCTGCTTACGGTGTTTAACTCTTTTAGGTACCAGCATTCTATTCTCCTCCTTCGCTTGCAACACTAGTCTTTACCTCGGGAAGGACCTCCCCACGGTAAATCCAAGCTTTTACACCTATCTTTCCATAAGTAGTATCTGCCTCTGCAAATCCGTAGTCAATATCTGCCCTTAAAGTATGCAAAGGAACTTTGCCTTCACTGTACCATTCCGTCCGGGCCATTTCTGCACCGGCTAAACGACCGGAACAGGCAATTTTAATGCCCTGAGCGCCCATCCGCATAGTACGAGAAACAGCCTGTTTCATAGCCCTACGGAAAGAAACCCGTCTTTCCAATTGTGCCGCTATGTTTTCAGCAACCAGTTGGGCATCAAGCTCAGGAACCTTAACTTCAACAATATTTACACTCACTTGCTTCCCGGTCATCTTCTCCAGGCTCTTTCTCAGGGCTTCAACTTCAGATCCGCCCCGCCCAATTACAATACCTGGCTTAGCAGTGTGGATAGTCAGTTTTAGTCTATTAGCAGCCCTCTCGATCTCAATCCGAGATATTCCGGCAGCGTATAATTTCTTTTTGACGTATTCACGCACCTTTATGTCTTCGAGCAAAAAATCGGCATAGTCCTTTTCAGCATACCATTTAGCATCCCAGTCTTTAATAATTCCGATTCTCAGGCCTTTAGGGTGTACCTTCTGCCCCACGCATTATCCCTCCTTTTTCTCTTTAACTACTACGGTAATATGACTTGTTCTTCTACGCATTAAATCCGCTCTACCCATGGCCCTGGGTTTATAACGCTTTAAGGTCGGACCTTGGTCTACAAAAATCTGAGAAATATATAAACTGTCTTTATCCATTTCAAAATTATTCTCCGCATTAGCTGCCGCGGATTTGACAACTTTTTCAATAGCTTCCGCTGCCTTCTGCGGGGTAAACTTAAGTATAGCAAGTGCTTCTTTTACCGATTTCCCTCTGATAAGGTCCACTACCTGACGCGCCTTTCTGGGGGAAATTCGTATATATCTAGCAACAGCTTTTGCTTCCATTTGAATACCTCCCTTCGGCTATTTCAGAGCCGTAGAACGCTCGGTGTGAGCACCGTGGCCCTTAAA
This genomic window contains:
- the rpsC gene encoding 30S ribosomal protein S3; this translates as MGQKVHPKGLRIGIIKDWDAKWYAEKDYADFLLEDIKVREYVKKKLYAAGISRIEIERAANRLKLTIHTAKPGIVIGRGGSEVEALRKSLEKMTGKQVSVNIVEVKVPELDAQLVAENIAAQLERRVSFRRAMKQAVSRTMRMGAQGIKIACSGRLAGAEMARTEWYSEGKVPLHTLRADIDYGFAEADTTYGKIGVKAWIYRGEVLPEVKTSVASEGGE
- the rplV gene encoding 50S ribosomal protein L22, which codes for MEAKAVARYIRISPRKARQVVDLIRGKSVKEALAILKFTPQKAAEAIEKVVKSAAANAENNFEMDKDSLYISQIFVDQGPTLKRYKPRAMGRADLMRRRTSHITVVVKEKKEG